A window of the Sphaerobacter thermophilus DSM 20745 genome harbors these coding sequences:
- a CDS encoding S9 family peptidase: MAAERLLPFEQAVSATLVTDVQISPDGRHVAYVTAPASKEGEHPVSAIWLVAADGGTPRRLTTSEAADGAPRWSPDGRRLAFVSDRLERGKPQVYVLDLAGGEAVRVTAAEGGVGQAAWSPDGSLLAYTAMDAETEEEKRRREERDDARLVDADVKRASLWVIAVPEATAAIDPNALPEPRRISPEGIHIGTEADAGFTWAPDGKSFVVLASPDPKAHYTFAPEMAILSLDGELRSLGRFEGLLTAPKFSPDGKTLAFVAAEEVMPAFFSLQTMPASGGQPHIVAPGFEGSFRDFHWLPDGERIVTSVEMGQQVTVKVFNLTSGEVSDAFAPFERVGVVTAFRLSASGDRAAFVYAHDESYGDVYAADLGGEPRRLTDLNPWTRDYEWGEVRDIRWTSTDGLEIEGMVILPVGYEEGKRYPLLVHIHGGPCGAWLHHLYAGWHDWGQFFAQRGYAVFLPNPRGSSGRGTAFLCGIVGCYGEPDWEDINSGVDYLIEQGIADPDQLVVGGWSGGGFLTNWAITHSDRFKAAVSGAGISNWVSFQGTADVRSVFDRYLGPVDEEVETHWRLSPIRVISRATTPTLILYGENDIRVPPSQGFELYEGLKSRGVETQLVLYPREPHVIMERKHQIDVLQRAIDWYERHLGRAAQDA; encoded by the coding sequence ATGGCAGCGGAGCGATTGCTCCCCTTCGAGCAGGCAGTCAGTGCCACGCTCGTGACCGACGTTCAGATCTCGCCGGACGGCCGGCACGTCGCCTACGTGACGGCACCGGCCTCGAAGGAGGGAGAACACCCGGTCAGCGCGATCTGGTTGGTCGCCGCAGACGGCGGTACGCCCCGGCGCCTGACCACCTCCGAGGCGGCGGACGGCGCTCCACGCTGGTCACCCGATGGGCGGCGGCTGGCATTCGTCTCCGATCGACTCGAGCGCGGCAAGCCGCAGGTCTACGTGCTGGACCTCGCCGGTGGCGAGGCGGTGCGCGTCACCGCCGCCGAAGGGGGTGTCGGCCAGGCGGCCTGGTCGCCCGACGGGTCGTTGCTGGCCTACACCGCGATGGACGCCGAGACCGAGGAGGAGAAGCGGCGCCGCGAGGAGCGCGACGACGCCCGCCTCGTTGACGCCGACGTGAAGCGCGCCAGCCTCTGGGTCATCGCCGTGCCGGAGGCCACGGCCGCCATCGACCCGAACGCCCTCCCCGAGCCGCGCCGGATCAGCCCGGAGGGGATCCACATCGGCACCGAGGCGGACGCGGGGTTCACCTGGGCGCCGGATGGGAAGTCCTTCGTCGTCCTCGCCTCGCCCGACCCCAAGGCCCACTACACGTTCGCGCCCGAGATGGCGATCCTCAGCCTGGACGGGGAGTTGCGCAGTCTCGGCCGCTTCGAAGGACTGCTGACAGCGCCGAAGTTCAGCCCGGACGGGAAGACGCTCGCCTTCGTTGCCGCCGAAGAGGTCATGCCCGCCTTCTTCTCCCTCCAGACGATGCCGGCCAGCGGCGGTCAGCCCCACATCGTTGCACCCGGCTTCGAGGGATCGTTCCGAGACTTCCACTGGCTGCCGGACGGGGAGCGGATCGTCACCTCGGTCGAGATGGGCCAGCAGGTGACGGTCAAAGTCTTCAACCTCACCTCCGGGGAGGTCAGCGACGCATTCGCGCCGTTCGAGCGGGTGGGCGTGGTGACCGCCTTCCGACTGAGCGCGAGCGGCGACCGTGCCGCGTTCGTCTACGCCCACGACGAGTCGTACGGCGACGTCTACGCAGCCGACCTGGGTGGCGAGCCGCGCCGGTTGACCGACCTCAACCCCTGGACTCGCGACTACGAGTGGGGTGAGGTGCGGGATATCCGCTGGACCTCGACCGACGGGCTGGAGATCGAGGGGATGGTGATCCTCCCCGTCGGCTATGAGGAGGGGAAGCGCTATCCCCTGCTGGTCCACATCCACGGCGGGCCGTGCGGTGCCTGGCTCCACCACCTGTATGCCGGCTGGCACGACTGGGGGCAGTTCTTCGCCCAGCGGGGCTACGCGGTCTTCCTGCCCAACCCGCGCGGCTCCTCCGGCCGCGGCACCGCGTTCCTCTGCGGCATCGTCGGCTGCTACGGCGAGCCCGACTGGGAGGACATCAACAGCGGAGTGGACTACCTGATCGAACAGGGAATCGCCGACCCGGACCAGCTCGTCGTCGGTGGCTGGAGCGGTGGCGGCTTCCTGACCAACTGGGCCATCACCCACAGCGATCGTTTCAAGGCGGCCGTCTCCGGCGCCGGGATCTCCAACTGGGTCAGCTTCCAGGGCACCGCCGATGTTCGCAGCGTCTTCGACCGCTACCTCGGTCCGGTCGACGAGGAGGTTGAGACCCACTGGCGCCTGTCGCCGATTCGCGTCATCAGCCGGGCGACCACGCCGACCCTGATCCTCTACGGCGAGAACGACATCCGCGTGCCGCCCAGCCAGGGGTTCGAGCTCTATGAGGGGCTCAAGAGCCGCGGCGTGGAGACGCAACTGGTACTCTACCCGCGCGAGCCGCACGTGATCATGGAGCGCAAGCACCAGATCGATGTCCTGCAGCGGGCAATCGACTGGTATGAGCGGCACCTGGGCCGGGCGGCACAGGACGCATAG
- a CDS encoding NAD(P)(+) transhydrogenase (Re/Si-specific) subunit beta yields the protein MITDARAAIIAVAYLISAILFIFGLKRLSSPATARHGNRLAILAMTIAVAVTLLDRSITWKPINIAIIVVGTAIGAVVGVYFARTVQMTAMPQMVALFNGMGGGTAAFVSVAEFLRFSEEGSIGAGEALSVSAGTAIGALSLTGSLIAFGKLQELISGRPIRFPGLSALNVILFVAILALGTVVVGFDGGNLFVWLLLAVAMVLGVLVVLPIGGADMPVVIALLNSFTGIAAALTGFVVHNQILIVAGALVGASGGFLTVLMSRAMNRPLSNVLFGAFGAASTAGAKVGEEKPIRETTPEDAAVVMAYANEVIIVPGYGLAVAQAQHQIRELADELEKRGVTVKYAIHPVAGRMPGHMNVLLAEANVPYDQLFEMDQINNEFAHADVALVVGANDVVNPAARTDPSSPIYGMPILNVDQARTIIVLKRSMRPGFAGIENELFHDPKTVMLFGDAKESLTKLTNAVKAA from the coding sequence GTGATTACTGACGCTCGCGCAGCCATTATTGCAGTCGCCTATCTCATCTCCGCGATCCTCTTCATCTTTGGTCTCAAGCGTCTCAGTTCCCCGGCCACTGCCCGCCACGGCAACCGCCTTGCCATCCTCGCCATGACGATCGCGGTCGCGGTCACCCTCCTCGACCGCTCGATCACCTGGAAGCCGATCAACATCGCCATTATTGTGGTCGGCACCGCCATCGGCGCCGTGGTCGGTGTCTACTTCGCCCGCACGGTGCAGATGACGGCCATGCCGCAGATGGTGGCGCTGTTCAACGGCATGGGCGGTGGTACCGCGGCCTTCGTCTCGGTCGCGGAGTTCCTTCGGTTCAGCGAAGAAGGTTCCATCGGCGCCGGGGAGGCGCTCTCCGTCTCGGCCGGCACGGCCATCGGCGCGCTCTCCCTCACCGGCAGCCTGATCGCCTTCGGCAAGCTGCAGGAGTTGATCTCCGGGCGGCCGATCCGCTTCCCGGGCCTGTCGGCACTCAACGTGATCCTCTTCGTGGCGATCCTCGCCCTGGGCACGGTCGTGGTCGGCTTCGATGGGGGCAACCTGTTCGTCTGGCTCCTCCTGGCCGTGGCGATGGTCCTGGGCGTGCTGGTCGTGCTCCCGATCGGCGGCGCCGACATGCCGGTCGTGATCGCGTTGCTCAACTCCTTCACCGGCATCGCCGCCGCGCTGACCGGCTTCGTGGTCCACAACCAGATCCTGATCGTCGCGGGCGCGCTGGTCGGCGCCTCCGGTGGCTTCCTCACCGTGCTCATGAGCCGCGCCATGAACCGCCCGCTCAGCAATGTGCTCTTCGGCGCCTTCGGCGCGGCGTCCACGGCCGGCGCCAAGGTCGGCGAAGAGAAGCCGATCCGCGAGACGACCCCCGAGGACGCGGCGGTGGTCATGGCCTACGCCAACGAGGTCATCATCGTCCCGGGCTACGGCCTGGCGGTGGCCCAGGCCCAGCACCAGATCCGCGAGCTGGCCGACGAGCTGGAGAAGCGCGGCGTCACGGTCAAGTACGCCATCCACCCGGTCGCCGGGCGCATGCCGGGCCACATGAACGTGCTGCTGGCCGAGGCGAACGTGCCGTACGACCAGCTCTTCGAGATGGATCAGATCAACAACGAGTTCGCCCACGCCGACGTGGCCCTGGTCGTCGGGGCCAACGACGTGGTCAACCCGGCCGCGCGCACCGACCCGAGCAGCCCGATCTACGGCATGCCCATCCTCAACGTGGATCAGGCGCGCACCATCATCGTCCTCAAGCGGTCGATGCGCCCCGGCTTCGCCGGGATCGAGAACGAACTGTTCCACGATCCGAAGACGGTCATGCTCTTCGGCGACGCCAAGGAGTCGCTCACCAAGCTCACGAACGCCGTCAAGGCAGCCTGA
- the pyk gene encoding pyruvate kinase: MNAPRRTRTTKIVATIGPASWDAQTLERLIRAGADVIRINTAHNAVEERYAIVQIIRSVTRETGRHIGILQDLAGPKPRTGPAADGEAIILERGALVQLTAGDDPLEPDRISIDDPELVSALGAGQRVLMSDGLIELIVTARRGDSVTARVVRGGRLRGRQGVTVPGAPAPVRTLSATEATDIAFAAEQDLEYLGVSFVTSPADIIMVRDELRRHGGRAAVVAKIERPEALRAIHEISHVADALMVARGDLGVQLPPEEVPIAQKHIVDVARSHGKPVIIATQMLETMTSQPLPTRAETSDVAYAVLDGVDAVMLSAETATGKYPVEAVEMMDRIARTVETAFPVSPRPQSDRADTIASTMARAASDLARRSTLVNLIAVITRSGYSAREVARERPAVPVVAVTNSEFVANQLALVWGVETVVMEFASDTETLVRDIGERLVATGHAHPGMHALFVGSLTVHHEPGHVDVLHLRRL, translated from the coding sequence GTGAACGCCCCACGCCGCACCCGAACGACCAAGATCGTGGCAACGATCGGCCCCGCGTCCTGGGATGCGCAGACACTCGAGCGCCTGATCCGCGCGGGCGCCGATGTGATCCGCATCAACACCGCCCACAACGCCGTTGAGGAACGCTACGCGATCGTGCAGATCATCCGCTCCGTCACGCGCGAGACCGGCCGCCACATCGGCATTCTTCAGGACCTGGCCGGCCCCAAACCTCGCACCGGCCCGGCCGCGGACGGCGAGGCGATCATCTTGGAGCGGGGCGCGCTGGTCCAGCTCACAGCGGGCGATGACCCGCTCGAGCCCGATCGCATCTCGATCGACGATCCGGAGCTGGTCAGCGCACTGGGCGCCGGGCAGCGGGTGTTGATGAGCGATGGCCTGATCGAACTGATCGTCACCGCCCGTAGGGGAGATAGTGTGACGGCGCGGGTGGTGCGCGGCGGGCGCCTGCGCGGCCGCCAGGGCGTCACGGTGCCGGGCGCCCCGGCGCCGGTACGTACCCTCTCAGCCACCGAGGCGACCGACATCGCCTTCGCCGCGGAGCAGGACCTGGAGTACCTCGGCGTGAGCTTCGTCACCTCCCCGGCCGACATCATCATGGTCCGCGACGAGCTGCGCCGGCACGGCGGCCGCGCCGCCGTGGTCGCGAAGATCGAGCGTCCTGAGGCGCTGCGCGCCATCCACGAGATCAGCCACGTGGCCGACGCCCTCATGGTCGCCCGGGGGGATCTGGGCGTGCAGCTCCCGCCGGAGGAGGTGCCGATCGCCCAGAAGCACATCGTCGACGTGGCGCGCTCCCACGGGAAACCCGTCATCATCGCCACGCAGATGCTGGAGACAATGACCAGTCAGCCGCTCCCGACGCGCGCGGAGACGAGCGACGTGGCTTATGCCGTGCTCGATGGGGTCGACGCGGTCATGCTCTCGGCCGAGACGGCCACCGGCAAGTACCCGGTGGAGGCCGTCGAGATGATGGACCGCATCGCCCGGACGGTGGAGACCGCCTTCCCGGTGAGCCCGCGGCCGCAAAGCGACCGAGCCGACACGATCGCCTCCACCATGGCTCGCGCCGCCAGCGACCTCGCCCGCCGCTCGACGCTGGTCAACTTAATTGCCGTCATTACCCGCAGCGGCTACTCCGCCCGCGAGGTGGCCCGCGAGCGGCCGGCCGTCCCGGTGGTCGCCGTGACGAACAGCGAGTTCGTCGCGAATCAGCTCGCGCTGGTGTGGGGGGTTGAGACGGTAGTGATGGAGTTCGCCAGCGACACCGAGACGCTGGTCCGCGATATCGGCGAGCGGCTCGTCGCCACCGGCCACGCGCATCCCGGGATGCACGCCCTCTTCGTCGGTAGCCTCACCGTCCACCACGAGCCCGGCCACGTCGACGTGCTCCATCTCCGCCGGCTGTGA
- a CDS encoding NAD(P) transhydrogenase subunit alpha yields MSQELILGAYVFLLALFLGVEVIGRVPSTLHTPLMSATNAIHGIVLIGAILVAGTADSPLLYVLAFVAIVLGAGNVFGGFAVTDRMLEMFKKKPVEKR; encoded by the coding sequence GTGAGTCAAGAGCTCATCCTGGGCGCCTACGTCTTTCTCCTGGCGCTCTTCCTCGGCGTGGAGGTCATCGGCCGCGTCCCATCGACGCTGCATACACCGCTGATGTCGGCCACCAACGCCATCCACGGCATCGTGCTCATCGGCGCGATCCTTGTCGCGGGGACGGCCGATTCGCCCCTCCTCTACGTGCTGGCCTTCGTGGCGATCGTGCTCGGGGCCGGCAACGTCTTCGGGGGCTTCGCCGTCACCGATCGGATGCTGGAGATGTTCAAGAAGAAGCCGGTGGAGAAGCGGTGA
- a CDS encoding Glu/Leu/Phe/Val family dehydrogenase, whose translation MQQQEQAEVAGRSVDVRARERQGSTLLEDASAQFRAAAAHLGLDPGLQQVLETPEREMSVALPIEMDDGRIAVFQGYRVQHSRLRGPAKGGIRYHPSVDLDEVRGLAALMTWKCSLLDLPYGGGKGGVNCDPSLLSAGELARITRAYATAMLPIIGSRVDVPAPDVNTDEQVMAWFLDAVETQTGVFDPAVVTGKPLALGGIPGRGEATGRGVALITMEMLKRRGIALEDARIAVQGFGKVGGHTVRTLADAGCRIVAISDVSGGLYNPKGLDIPRIVAHTRNHPRGLLEGYPGEDAEPIGAAELLTVDCDVVIPAALEGQITTANAGDIRAPIIVEAANGPTTGEADRILEDRGITVVPDILANAGGVVVSYFEWIQGLQGTKWTLEDVRARLDRMMLDAFEAVIQRAEAEDVSLRLAAYLIAVGRVAETAALRRTAGA comes from the coding sequence ATGCAGCAACAGGAGCAAGCCGAGGTCGCAGGCAGGTCGGTCGACGTACGTGCCCGCGAGCGACAGGGCTCAACTCTCCTCGAGGACGCCAGCGCACAGTTCCGTGCAGCAGCGGCGCACCTCGGCCTCGATCCCGGATTACAGCAGGTGTTGGAGACGCCCGAGCGCGAGATGAGCGTCGCGCTCCCGATCGAGATGGACGACGGCCGCATCGCGGTCTTCCAGGGCTACCGCGTGCAGCACTCCCGCCTGCGCGGCCCGGCCAAGGGCGGCATCCGCTACCATCCCTCGGTCGATCTCGACGAGGTACGCGGCCTGGCAGCCCTCATGACCTGGAAGTGCTCCCTCCTGGACCTCCCATACGGCGGCGGTAAGGGCGGGGTCAACTGCGACCCATCGCTCTTGTCCGCAGGTGAACTGGCGCGGATCACGCGAGCCTACGCCACGGCCATGCTGCCGATCATCGGCTCGCGCGTCGATGTCCCCGCGCCGGACGTCAACACCGACGAGCAAGTCATGGCCTGGTTCCTGGACGCCGTCGAGACGCAGACCGGTGTCTTCGATCCGGCAGTTGTTACCGGTAAGCCCCTCGCCCTTGGCGGCATCCCGGGACGCGGTGAGGCCACCGGCCGCGGCGTCGCCCTGATCACCATGGAAATGCTCAAGCGCCGGGGGATCGCGCTTGAGGATGCCCGGATCGCGGTCCAGGGCTTCGGCAAGGTCGGCGGACACACGGTTCGCACCCTCGCCGACGCCGGCTGCCGCATCGTGGCCATCAGCGACGTCAGCGGCGGACTCTACAACCCCAAGGGGCTGGACATCCCGCGCATCGTCGCCCACACCCGCAACCACCCGCGCGGCCTCCTCGAGGGGTACCCCGGTGAAGACGCCGAGCCCATCGGCGCGGCCGAGCTGCTGACCGTCGACTGCGACGTAGTGATCCCCGCCGCGCTCGAGGGGCAGATCACCACGGCCAACGCGGGCGATATCCGCGCGCCGATCATCGTCGAGGCGGCCAACGGACCGACCACAGGCGAGGCCGACCGCATCCTGGAGGATCGCGGCATCACGGTCGTGCCCGACATCCTGGCCAACGCCGGGGGCGTCGTCGTCTCCTACTTTGAATGGATCCAGGGACTCCAGGGCACGAAGTGGACTCTGGAGGACGTTCGCGCGCGGCTTGACCGCATGATGCTCGACGCCTTCGAGGCCGTGATCCAGCGGGCAGAGGCGGAGGATGTCAGCCTGCGGCTGGCCGCGTATCTGATCGCCGTCGGCCGGGTGGCTGAGACCGCCGCGCTTCGGCGGACGGCCGGCGCGTAA
- a CDS encoding MBL fold metallo-hydrolase has translation METVDIASKIISVPVPNDGIMEEETNAYIVHSPEQGGPVVVVDPGSAAGTEVILAALAKLGDPPVRDILLTHAHVDHAAGAAALREATGAPIWLHPDDLPVAERLKEPLPVDHYLKDGQTFEVAGLVFDAVLTPGHAAGHVVFVERNSGVTLAGDLVHGRGTVGIFPPYGSMRAYLASLQRLLDRGVTRLLPGHGPVIDNGPATLRRYIEHRLAREEQIAEYLAAGVTTIPDLVARIYPDLAPRNVYAARSTVYAHLEKLIEDGRVIQEGADEQATYRLVR, from the coding sequence GTGGAGACGGTGGACATCGCGAGCAAGATCATCAGCGTGCCGGTGCCCAACGACGGCATCATGGAAGAAGAGACGAACGCCTACATCGTCCACTCCCCCGAGCAGGGTGGACCGGTGGTGGTCGTCGACCCTGGATCCGCGGCGGGGACCGAGGTGATCCTGGCCGCGCTGGCAAAGCTGGGTGACCCGCCGGTGCGTGACATCCTGCTGACCCACGCTCACGTCGATCATGCCGCAGGGGCGGCGGCACTGCGCGAGGCGACGGGGGCGCCGATCTGGCTGCACCCGGACGACCTGCCGGTCGCCGAGCGACTGAAAGAACCCCTCCCCGTGGACCACTACCTCAAGGACGGTCAGACCTTCGAGGTCGCCGGGCTGGTCTTCGATGCGGTGTTGACGCCGGGTCACGCCGCGGGGCATGTCGTCTTTGTCGAACGGAACTCCGGTGTGACGCTCGCGGGGGACCTGGTGCACGGGCGGGGCACGGTCGGCATCTTCCCGCCCTACGGCAGCATGCGCGCCTACCTGGCGTCGCTCCAGCGCCTGCTCGACCGCGGTGTCACCCGGCTCCTGCCGGGACACGGCCCGGTGATTGACAACGGACCGGCCACGCTGCGGCGCTACATCGAGCACCGGCTGGCGCGCGAGGAGCAGATCGCCGAATACCTGGCCGCCGGTGTCACTACTATCCCTGACCTCGTTGCGCGCATCTACCCTGATCTGGCCCCACGGAACGTGTACGCCGCCCGCTCGACGGTGTACGCGCACCTGGAGAAACTGATCGAGGACGGACGCGTCATCCAGGAGGGCGCGGACGAGCAGGCGACGTACCGGTTGGTTCGGTAG
- a CDS encoding ATP-binding protein: MTTTPTKQTTADLDDLACALFRPLNLDDLLAALPGLLAAALGDGLEWRVRIAADDRPFEAPALAEARWQVSLPLRHDGRLLGAIVAGSRKAVAPDWWDEDRAGRAASLIAAAIDHHQRAARPAGRLASQGAHLRSDLAAILSHEMRTPLASIKGYASALLLEDAYWDEETRREFLLAIDAETDHLTQLIEDVLDASIIEAGALRIEPEPILLPHMVRRAIDKLALRTDRHRFVLSFPPDFPAVMADALRIDQVLSNLLDNAVKYSPQGGLIVVSGRVAGDEVVVSVADQGIGIAPEHLNKLFERYFRASTNGRRVAGTGLGLPISDAIIRAHGGRIWAESTVGQGTVFSFTLPLAPRDTETDAEGS, from the coding sequence ATGACGACCACGCCCACCAAGCAGACCACCGCCGACCTGGACGACCTGGCCTGCGCCCTCTTCAGGCCGCTGAACCTCGATGACCTGCTCGCCGCACTCCCCGGGCTGCTGGCCGCGGCGCTCGGCGATGGGCTGGAGTGGCGCGTGAGAATCGCGGCGGACGATCGCCCCTTCGAGGCCCCCGCGCTCGCCGAGGCGCGCTGGCAGGTCAGCCTGCCGCTCCGCCATGACGGGCGCCTGCTCGGCGCCATCGTCGCCGGCAGCCGGAAGGCAGTCGCGCCCGATTGGTGGGACGAGGACCGGGCCGGGCGCGCCGCGTCCCTGATCGCAGCCGCGATCGACCACCACCAGCGCGCCGCACGCCCGGCGGGCCGGCTGGCAAGCCAGGGCGCCCACCTGCGGTCGGATCTGGCGGCCATCCTCTCCCACGAGATGCGCACACCGCTGGCGTCGATCAAGGGCTACGCCTCGGCCTTACTCCTGGAGGACGCCTACTGGGACGAAGAGACCCGGCGCGAGTTCCTGCTGGCGATCGACGCCGAAACCGACCACCTGACGCAACTAATCGAAGACGTGCTCGATGCCTCGATCATTGAGGCCGGGGCGCTGCGCATCGAGCCGGAGCCGATCCTCCTGCCGCATATGGTTCGCCGCGCCATCGATAAACTGGCGCTCCGCACCGATCGCCACCGCTTCGTCCTCTCCTTCCCGCCCGACTTCCCGGCGGTGATGGCCGACGCCCTGCGGATCGATCAGGTCCTGAGCAACCTGCTTGATAATGCAGTCAAGTACTCGCCGCAGGGCGGGCTGATCGTCGTGAGCGGCCGGGTCGCGGGAGACGAGGTGGTCGTCAGCGTGGCCGACCAGGGGATCGGGATCGCGCCGGAGCATCTGAACAAGCTGTTCGAGCGGTACTTCCGCGCCAGCACGAACGGCCGCCGCGTGGCCGGCACCGGTCTGGGGCTGCCGATCTCCGACGCCATCATCCGCGCGCACGGGGGTCGCATCTGGGCCGAGAGCACTGTCGGGCAGGGAACGGTCTTCTCCTTCACCCTGCCGCTGGCGCCCCGCGATACCGAAACTGACGCAGAAGGGAGCTAG
- a CDS encoding response regulator transcription factor has protein sequence MPSSTHRATILVVEDEPRLVRLIESILRTADYRVLTAATGADALEMVALEAPDLILLDLLLPGDIDGFDVCRRVREFSDVPIIMLTARTQETDKLRGFELGADDYVTKPFSAKELLARVQAVLRRSRGFAAGPARLTVGDLVIDLAAHRVTRGGEDIHLTPTEFRLLVALARRPGRVIPHDQLLTEVWGAEYRDEVEYLRTYMRYLRQKLERNPTRPTHLLTEPGVGYVLAAEPENNDPA, from the coding sequence GTGCCGTCGTCGACACACCGTGCCACGATCCTGGTCGTCGAAGACGAGCCGCGCCTGGTCCGTCTCATCGAATCGATCCTCCGCACAGCAGACTACCGGGTACTGACCGCGGCTACCGGCGCCGACGCGCTGGAGATGGTCGCGCTGGAGGCGCCCGACCTGATCCTGCTCGACCTCCTGCTGCCCGGCGACATCGACGGCTTCGACGTCTGCCGCCGGGTGCGCGAGTTCTCGGACGTGCCGATCATTATGTTGACGGCTCGGACCCAGGAGACGGACAAACTGCGCGGCTTCGAGCTCGGCGCGGACGACTACGTGACCAAGCCTTTCAGTGCCAAGGAGTTGCTGGCACGGGTGCAGGCAGTGTTGCGTCGCAGCCGTGGCTTTGCCGCCGGTCCTGCGCGCCTCACCGTCGGCGATCTGGTCATCGACCTGGCCGCCCACCGGGTAACACGCGGCGGCGAAGATATCCATCTGACGCCGACCGAGTTCCGGCTGCTCGTGGCGCTGGCGCGCCGGCCTGGGCGCGTCATCCCGCACGATCAACTCCTGACCGAGGTCTGGGGTGCCGAGTACCGCGACGAGGTGGAGTACCTGCGCACCTACATGCGCTACCTGCGCCAGAAGCTCGAACGCAACCCCACTCGCCCCACTCACCTCTTGACCGAGCCCGGCGTCGGCTACGTTCTTGCCGCCGAGCCGGAGAACAACGACCCTGCCTGA
- a CDS encoding Re/Si-specific NAD(P)(+) transhydrogenase subunit alpha, whose amino-acid sequence MSSQPESGPTLTVGVPRETIPGERRVALTPDVVKRLSGRGFRILVEREAGVAASYPDELYTEAGATIVPEVAQLYREADVILKVQRPTDEEVPLLREGQVIIAFLSPLTRPELVVQLAERKVTALSMDAIPRITRAQPMDALSSMSTIAGYKAVLLAANALSKFFPLLMTAAGTIPPARVLVLGAGVAGLQAIATARRLGAVVEAFDTRPVVKEQVESLGATFLELDIQSSQDASGYATELEEEHIKREIALIKEHAARSDVIITTALIPGRPAPLLLPEDTVANMRPGSVIVDLAAEMGGNCELTKPGETIVRHNVTIMGPLNLPSEMAYHASQMYAKNIGALLEHLAPNANLTFDMEDSITAGVVLTRDGEVLHGPTREWMKERVA is encoded by the coding sequence GTGTCTTCACAGCCCGAATCCGGCCCCACGCTCACGGTAGGGGTGCCTCGGGAGACGATCCCTGGGGAGCGACGGGTCGCCCTCACGCCGGATGTCGTCAAGCGACTGTCCGGCCGCGGCTTCCGCATCCTGGTAGAGCGCGAGGCTGGCGTCGCAGCCAGCTACCCTGACGAGCTCTACACGGAGGCCGGCGCGACGATCGTCCCCGAAGTCGCCCAACTCTACCGCGAAGCGGACGTGATCCTCAAGGTGCAGCGGCCGACCGACGAGGAGGTGCCGCTGCTGCGCGAGGGTCAGGTAATCATCGCGTTCCTCTCGCCGCTCACCCGCCCCGAACTGGTGGTGCAGTTGGCCGAGCGCAAGGTCACCGCGCTCAGCATGGACGCGATCCCGCGCATCACCCGCGCCCAGCCGATGGACGCGCTCTCATCGATGAGCACCATCGCCGGCTACAAGGCGGTGCTGCTCGCCGCGAATGCGCTGTCCAAGTTCTTCCCGCTGCTCATGACCGCCGCGGGGACGATCCCCCCAGCCCGAGTGCTCGTCCTCGGGGCTGGTGTGGCCGGGCTCCAGGCGATCGCCACCGCCCGCCGCCTCGGTGCCGTGGTGGAGGCGTTCGACACCCGCCCAGTGGTGAAGGAGCAGGTCGAGAGCCTGGGCGCCACCTTCCTCGAGCTGGACATCCAGAGCTCGCAGGACGCGAGCGGCTACGCCACTGAGCTAGAGGAGGAGCACATCAAGCGGGAGATCGCCCTCATTAAGGAACACGCGGCCCGCTCCGATGTGATCATCACGACCGCACTCATCCCCGGCCGCCCCGCGCCGCTGCTCTTGCCGGAGGACACGGTTGCCAACATGCGGCCCGGCTCGGTGATCGTCGACCTGGCCGCGGAGATGGGCGGCAACTGCGAGCTGACCAAGCCCGGTGAGACGATCGTCCGCCACAACGTCACGATCATGGGCCCGCTCAACCTGCCGAGCGAGATGGCCTACCACGCCAGCCAGATGTACGCCAAGAACATCGGCGCGCTCCTCGAGCACCTGGCGCCGAACGCCAACCTGACGTTCGACATGGAGGACTCGATTACCGCGGGCGTGGTCCTGACCCGGGACGGTGAGGTCCTGCACGGGCCGACCCGCGAGTGGATGAAGGAGCGAGTGGCGTGA